The proteins below are encoded in one region of Telopea speciosissima isolate NSW1024214 ecotype Mountain lineage chromosome 10, Tspe_v1, whole genome shotgun sequence:
- the LOC122642480 gene encoding protein adenylyltransferase SelO-like, translating into MLGHLSTPRPSSSRFFSAVFSTLSPKLSHRFSPAIFGLRQTLISSDDRLRSNLAREPRKGFSRGVSMDSSATESSLSVESVTENLRNQSLGENKVRLTLEDLNWDNSFVRDLPGDSRTDSIPRQVLHACYTKVSPSAEVENPQLVAWSESVADLLDLDSKEFSRPDFPLIFSGSSPLVGGLPYAQCYGGHQFGMWAGQLGDGRAITIGELLNSQGERWELQLKGAGKTPYSRFADGLAVLRSSIREFLCSEAMHSLGIPTTRALCLVTTGKYVTRDMFYDGNPKEEPGAIVCRVAQSFLRFGSYQIHASRGKEDLDIVRVLADYTIRHHFPHIDKMSKSESLSFQTGEEGSSVVDLTSNKYAAWAVEVAERTASLVASWQGVGFTHGVLNTDNMSVLGLTIDYGPFGFLDAFDPSYTPNTTDLPGRRYCFANQPDIGLWNVAQFTATLSAANLINDEEANYAMERYGTKFMDEYQSIMTRKLGLPKYNKQLISKLLNNMAVDKVDYTNFFRLLSNIKADPNIPEDQLLVPLKSVLLDIGKERKEAWINWVKSYIQELAASGIPDEQRKAAMNSVNPKFILRNYLCQSAIDTAEQGDFEEVRRLLKVMERPYDDQQGMEKYARLPPAWAYRPGVCMLSCSS; encoded by the exons ATGCTAGGCCATTTATCAACGCCTCGCCCGAGCTCTTCGCGCTTCTTTTCCGCCGTCTTCTCTACTCTCTCTCCGAAGCTATCACATCGTTTTTCTCCGGCGATTTTCGGCCTCCGGCAAACGTTGATCTCTTCGGACGACCGATTGAGATCGAATCTTGCACGTGAACCTCGAAAGGGTTTTTCCAGAGGCGTTTCAATGGATTCTTCTGCAACTGAGTCTAGTTTGTCGGTGGAGTCGGTCACCGAAAATCTTAGAAACCAGAGTTTGGGCGAAAACAAGGTTCGATTGACGCTCGAAGATCTTAATTGGGACAATTCATTCGTCAGAGATTTGCCTGGGGATTCCAGAACCGATTCGATTCCGCGACAG GTACTACATGCTTGTTATACGAAAGTGTCCCCATCTGCTGAAGTGGAGAACCCTCAGCTTGTTGCGTGGTCAGAATCAGTTGCTGACTTGCTAGATCTGGATTCTAAAGA ATTTTCAAGGCCAGATTTCCCACTTATATTCTCAGGGTCATCTCCTTTGGTGGGAGG GTTGCCCTATGCCCAATGCTATGGAGGACATCAATTTGGCATGTGGGCTGGTCAGTTGGGTGATGGTCGTGCAATAACTATAGGAGAGCTTCTGAATTCTCAAGGTGAGAGGTGGGAGCTGCAGCTCAAAGGTGCTGGTAAGACTCCATACAGCAGGTTTGCAGATGGCCTAGCAGTTCTGCGTAGTAGCATCCGGGAGTTCCTCTGCAGTGAAGCAATGCACAGCTTGGGAATCCCAACGACCCGTGCACTGTGTCTCGTCACAACTGGAAAATATGTAACCAGGGACATGTTCTATGA TGGTAATCCGAAGGAAGAACCTGGTGCAATTGTCTGTAGAGTTGCTCAGTCCTTTTTGCGTTTTGGTTCATACCAGATACATGCCTCCAGAGGTAAAGAAGACCTTGACATTGTTCGAGTTCTGGCGGACTATACCATCCGGCATCATTTTCCTCATATTGACAAAATGAGTAAGAGTGAGAGCCTGTCTTTTCAGACTGGTGAGGAAGGTTCTTCAGTTGTGGATTTGACGTCCAACAAGTATGCAG CTTGGGCAGTCGAAGTTGCGGAGCGAACTGCTTCGTTGGTTGCCAGCTGGCAGGGTGTCGGATTTACTCATGGTGTGCTGAATACTGATAACATGAGCGTGCTTGGTCTCACCATTGATTATGGTCCCTTTGGCTTTCTGGATGCTTTTGATCCGAGTTACACTCCAAATACTACAGATCTTCCTGGGAGAAGGTATTGTTTTGCAAATCAACCAGACATTGGCTTGTGGAATGTTGCACAGTTCACTGCAACTCTATCAGCTGCAAATTTGATAAATGATGAGGAGGCAAACTATGCCATGGAGAG ATATGGAACCAAATTCATGGATGAGTATCAGTCTATAATGACCCGTAAACTTGGTCTGCCAAAGTACAATAAACAGTTAATCAGTAAACTTCTCAACAACATGGCAGTTGATAAAGTTGATTACACGAATTTCTTTCGGTTGCTTTCTAATATTAAAGCAGATCCTAATATCCCAGAAGACCAGCTGTTGGTTCCTCTAAAGTCTGTCTTGCTAGATATTGGCAAGGAGCGCAAGGAGGCATGGATTAACTGGGTAAAGAGCTATATACAAGAG CTTGCTGCTAGTGGCATCCCAGATGAGCAGAGGAAGGCTGCAATGAATTCTGTAAACCCCAAATTCATTCTTCGGAACTATTTATGCCAAAGTGCAATTGATACAGCTGAACAAGGTGACTTTGAAGAGGTCCGTAGGCTGCTCAAGGTTATGGAGCGGCCATATGATGATCAACAGGGAATGGAGAAATATGCACGATTACCCCCTGCATGGGCTTATCGGCCTGGTGTGTGCATGCTGTCTTGTTCATCCTAA